From Chloroflexota bacterium, a single genomic window includes:
- a CDS encoding dihydrofolate reductase: protein MKISLIVAMDEANGIGVENCLPWRLSSDLRRFKQLTMGHHLVMGRKTYQSIGGPLPGREMIILSRNSLFRAPGCQVVTSLGEALNIAAARGETELFIAGGAEIYRQALPQADCIYLTRVHVNTPVDTRFPEFNLSNWAEVSAQRVEADTNNEYTSTYSVLVRVHSP from the coding sequence ATGAAAATTTCACTGATTGTAGCTATGGATGAAGCCAATGGTATCGGTGTGGAAAATTGCCTGCCCTGGCGGCTTTCCAGCGACCTGAGGCGCTTCAAACAACTGACAATGGGGCATCATCTTGTGATGGGGCGCAAAACCTATCAAAGCATTGGCGGGCCGCTGCCGGGGCGCGAGATGATTATTTTAAGCCGAAACTCACTATTCCGCGCCCCTGGATGCCAGGTGGTGACATCGCTGGGTGAAGCGTTGAATATTGCTGCCGCTCGCGGCGAAACTGAATTATTTATTGCGGGTGGTGCAGAGATTTACCGCCAGGCATTGCCACAAGCGGACTGTATTTACCTGACGCGCGTCCATGTCAATACGCCGGTGGATACCCGCTTCCCTGAATTTAATTTATCAAACTGGGCAGAGGTTTCAGCCCAACGCGTTGAAGCGGATACGAATAATGAATATACGTCTACCTACAGCGTATTGGTGCGGGTACATAGCCCATAA